A window of Clupea harengus chromosome 24, Ch_v2.0.2, whole genome shotgun sequence genomic DNA:
TCCGTTAAAGTGGGGTACGCTATCTAGTTTTGGAAAATGAAATAGCAGACTTTACTATTGAACAGTATTGCAATATCTGAACGATGAATCATTTTGGCTGAAGTTTTCCAGGAACAGCCTACCTAGTTCAACAAATGAAACAGGCTTCAGTGTGGAGCAGTTTTGCAATGTCGAAAACAAAAGATGCAACACACTGCAGCATATTATATGTTTGCGCAAGTGTAGATGAATCAATGCCCAGTGTCCCCAACAATGTAACGCAAAAAAGAAACTCCAACACTTTCAGATGTCGCACTCGTCTTTTTCGTTAATAGACAACTGTCACACACAGGGAGTTGCCacaaatattttgaatgaaaatgGTTTTGCATAAGCTGCTGTCTCTTcaccttagcctttaactagctagtTACTAAGGTACTAGTTACTAACTAGTTACTAGCTACTATGGCTACGACTATATATATGGtggatatatacatatatatttttttacttgAATCTTGATATAAGGGGTTTGATAAGCTATTTTTATCTTAAAAATCTTTATGCACACTATCCCTAGTTTTATGTTTATTGGATGGCTATTTGTATGTGCATCACTGTGCACGTACATTATTTGCTGTtcagcactttgagctgcattgttttttatgaaaggtgctatactaTCACTATATGGCATAAAAAAGTGTGTGGTATAGAGAATTTTGCATGAAATAGAAACCTGTGCTTGCCGTGATTTCTTCTTTATGATTACTGGGGGGAAATATATGTAATGCAGCGTAAGGCCTGAAGCTGGTCATGCCTTTGACTTGTGTAGGGAAACCAGTGACGGTCTAGAACAGAAAACCTAATGAGGTTCAACTGTGACTTTTATACTGGGGGGGCTAAATGTACTGTTGGATAGTACATTATAGCATAGCACATGCTTGGGGTATGATATAGCGTGTGTAGAACACTAGAGGTGGAGTTCGCTTTTTACAGGAGTTATTtaggtggctcttaaaagagccttttgtttttcttgacgTTGTCGGGATCAACTTAAGCACGCTCCCCGCGGATACGACGGGCCAGCTGGATGTCTTTGGGCATGATGGTCACCCTCTTGGCGTGGATGGCGCACAGGTTGGTGTCCTCAAACAGACCAACCAGGTAAGCCTCGCTGGCCTCCTGAAGAGCCATGACAGCAGAGCTCTGGAAGCGCAGGTCGGTCTTGAAGTCCTGGGCAATTTCCCTGACCAGACGCTGGAAAGGCAACTTGCGGATCAGCAGCTCAGTGGACTTCTGGTAGCGACGGATCTCTCTGAGAGCCACTGTGCCGGGCCTGTAACGATGAGGCTTCTTCACTCCTCCGGTCGCTGGTGCGCTTTTGCGAGCAGCCTTGGTGGCGAGCTGCTTTCGCGGAGCCTTTCCTCCGGTGGATTTACGGGCGGTTTGCTTAGTTCTTGCCATTGCAAAAGTCTGCTTCAGTGAGAGAAGTGCGTCCCCACACAAGCAAGCACGGTATTTATAGGTTACAACCTCGACCAGCCCCCTGATGACGTTTACTTGTTGGTTGCCGCTGATTGGTGTTCAACGCCCTCTGTCCGGTGGCGCCTAAATTCAAAGTACAAAGCCCTTCTCCTAATTTACGAGCGTTTTTGCGATTATTCATCTACAGAAATTCGTTCAGTACATAGGCATGACGTACAAAATATATAATCTTATCCAGCAATTACAAGCAGTGTTTGCCtgcattttttatttacacGTTTGCAAATGTAGGCAGTCAACGACGTATGCTATTAAACTTTAATTATCTTGGTATTATCGAAATTATGAAACCAAATTTCAAATGGTCTTTATGATAGGCAAAAAAACTGATAATATGAATTGCAAATGCATCTCATACAGCATATACTTACAACACAGCTGTATATGTAAAGCCAGTAGCACAGCTTAGGACAAATGTCCCTAAACACAGATGACAAAATTATATTAGAAATCACACATCTCTGAATATACTATCGCAGAGCACACCCTACACATTGGTATGTATGACAGGCACGGCTTTTGTGGTGTGCCAGTGTGAACATTTTAGTTAACATCATCGGCTTTGGCtatttatataatatttgtatataatatattaaattatGGGTAGTCTGTACAGGCCATTGCGTATGGAAAAATGGGTCATACTTAACGACAGCACTACTACTTCTcgtaataataattgtcagattgTATTGGCACAgacgacacactgcaacacacacgtgcatggaGCGTTTTCCCAtactggaccgtccttcctccaggagcagtgggcagcttgtaagcgcccggggaccaagtgaagtgaaccgaCCATCTTGCAtatttttctgttggggttcttagtgaaggaaaccccttgtgaacatggggagaacatgcaaactccacacagaaagaccCTTTATCTAGGTGTAGGGCACACGCAAATGTTTTGGCATTTAGATTAACCCAAAATCAGCCACTTGAAGATTCACACAAGTAAGTGTTTTAGTGACGAACCTGGAGAACTTAACTGTTTCCTGAAAAAACAAAGTCACAGAGTTCTACAGTGTACAGAAACTTGGAAACACTTTTCATAGATACATTTGGACGGATCCTAAAAGAGCCTTTTGATTTTCAAGACAAAATCTACTTGGACTTCTCGGTCTTCTTGAGCAGAAGCACCGGTTTTGCCTCTTCTACTCATAGTAACCTAAAGATAGTTTGTTTTTTAAGCACAAATGTGAGGGTACACGGCGAGCCAGTATTTTGTATATATGCTTTGTCTCCCTTCCTCACTGGCTGAGGCCACCATACAGAGAGCCAATCAATTTATAAGTCACCATATGTCGTCAGGACAACATTAGTTTGGTCGCGGCCACCTTCTATCCTCCCCTTTACCGCTTCTTCTCCAAAATCTCCAACAATTTAAAGAGATAAAGGTTAAAAACATGATGCGTGTCCATTCTTAGATTATGTCAACGAGTCTTGCGAATAATGTGACAAACTGAGGTGGTTGAGTCAACTGGATATTTGTGTCATGTTCGGTAGGACAATGGACAACATCCACTGTTTTACATAATCATTTTATGTTCCATAGGTTACAATGTAACAggctttctgtttttttgtcatGAGTTATTTTTTAGTTGAAATGGAATGTAGATCATGAATAGTTAATGTTTCTTTGTGTAACCTTATCAACTTGTATGTCACAATGCAGGTGTAATGCTTTTAAGACACCCTGAAGTGTTCCAcattaacaaagaaaatatataCGAAacagctgtctttttttttctgtcggcaTAGATGCGTTCAAATACAATTTTGAGTGGCTCTCAAAGAGCCTCTTTGATTGCAATTTACAATGACGTGCAAACTCAGATTTTACCATCACCACTGTGGAAATAGATGCATTCAAATGAAATgttgggtggctcttaaaagagccttttttAACTACAATGAGTACCATGTGAAGTGCAACATTTACTTCTTTTTAGGGGCAGCCTTTTTCGCTTTGGTGGCTTTAGGCTTGGCCACCTTGGGTTTCGCTGCTTTAGCTTTCTTGGGGCTCTTAGCTGCCTTCTTGGGTGCGGCGGGCTTTGTGGCCTTCTTGGGTGCGACGGGCTTTGTGGCCTTCTTGGGGCTCTTTGTTGCCTTCTTAGGCGTAGCGGGTTTCTTGGCTTTCTTCGGAGACTTCTTTGCAGCAGCTGCGGGCTTCTTCGCCACTGCCTTCTTGGGCTTCTTTGCTACAGCGGGCTTCTTTGCTGCCGGCTTCTTGGCTTTGACGGGAGCGTTCTTCGCAGGcttcttcacctctgcctgtTTGTTCAGCTTGAAAGAGCCGGACGCGCCAGTTCCTTTAGTCTGAACCAGTGTACCCTTTGAAACGAGACTCTTGATGGCCACCTTGACACGAGCGTTGTTCTTTTCCACATCGTATCCACCAGCAGCCAAAGCCTTCTTCAGCGCAGCCAGAGAaactcccttcttctccttggATGCAGTAATGGATTTGACGATGAGCTCGCCCACACTCGGTCCGGTTTTCTTGGGCCGTGGTGCCTTCTTCTTGGGAGACTTAGCAGGCGCGGCAGCTGGGGCAACTTCAGCCATAGTTTCGTGATGTCTTACGATCAGAGTACGAGACAGTTGTGTGAATGAGTACCACGAGTAGCCAGCGGGTTGTACTTAAAATCGGCATGAGAACCGTTGAGACTCAACTGAAAGAGCTCTCCGTTCCTCTCTTCCGTGATGGACTCGCTTGTGTTTTCTCCACTCGCATTTTGTAACTAAATGTGACTAACGAAACAAAATGTACGGATATGAAGATGTCGGTTGTAAAGTTCATGGATTGCACTTCAAAGCAAACGTAAATGACCTCGTATTTTTACCCTTTCCGTGTTTTAACGAACAGACAACCGTAGAAGTGACAGGGGCGTCGTGGCAACCCATATTTGTTTTCTGAGGAAAACTCATTCATAAAAGTGATAAAATCACATGGCATCTGCATCTCGGTGAGCAATAGAACAAACCATGGACCTCTATAACCCGTAGAATCGGTCATAAAGTACCCTGTGCGAATCTATGCTTTTCAGATGGGATCTGTTTGGACTTAGTGAAACACATGGCTGCCAGACATATTCAGCCGATCCGAcatcacagcagacacacatctcTAATGGGAATGCGGACATTTAGAACATTTATTGGTAACAAACACTTTTAACGCCTTCGTAAATACAGATTAGTTTAAAGACAAGCAAAGGTGTAGCCCGTATTGGTTTATACAGTTCGTGCGTTTGGGACGATTTCAGGTTTGTAGGCTACTATACTGTACAACAAATCAAtccaacattatcggtgaccatgccattttcaataatgtccatcaggtATGTCAGTAAACACTGGCACTTATCCTGAAAAGACATcaggttcaaatgaaaaaacttTATctgtaatgtattttttttattttttatttttttactctaATTGTGACCTTTACTGGATACAGAATGCATGGAAACGGGGAACTGtattgttgtgattctccatgttgactgTTTTGGGTGTATGGAGAGAAATACATTATATtttctgcagcattggtcttgtgtagtgtttggtgaatgtattgtatatttgcactttctctgtgtacttcacttacactactctaatcactgagaagtagaattgcaaaaagtgtgaggttgcttatagtggtgcaaatctgggccgatgttttgctccttgagtgtaaggttttgaaaattgtgtaatacttttgattttagtgtttatgcaatcgtaaaaaaaactgtattgtatatttgcactttttCTGTGTACTGGTTCAAACAGAATGAAGTCATATGaaacgtgtgtgtatggtaaCACAATTGGTTTTGATAAATGAGGGTATAGTTTTTAGAGTAGCAAAGGATGTAAAGTGTTCTGCTAattgagtgtgtggttgtgctaattgtatGTAGTATTTTGGGCCCTGTTTTCAAAGATGtgcttaagcaatcgagaaaaactgtaattataTTGTTCCATATATCATGGTATATACTGTAGGCGTGGATGGGTTGCAGGACCGGGAGGAAGTTAAATGATTAGAGATATTACTTACAGGTGTACATGTAAGATCGCATGCCTTTGCATCATCCGGTATTTCTGTTGGATTGCCTACACACTAAACCCTGGCCTTACTAGCAAGGCACAATAGACTTACACAGACTAAACTAGAAGTCCCACTTGGTCCAGGTCATACTCCGTCATCTGCAGTTGGCTGTGCGTAACGACGAGGAGTTGAACAAATTGCTTTGTCAACATCACACAGGGTGGTGTGTTAGGCTCAGAGCTTGGGGTTAACTTACACTTTCTACTCCCCTGACGTTTGATGGCAGTAGTTACTAGTTACGATTTTACACAAGCTTTTAAAGTACAACACATTGTTAAAGAAGGCTTCTGATGTCTTACAAAAAGCAGGGTGCAGTCTcagatttaaaatgtttatgaaTTGTTAACATCTTCACCAAATAGTGATTTTCCCTCTAAATTTCTCACATGCTTATCTCACATGCACAATTATCTAATATCTCACCAAAAGTCAAAGATTAGTTAAAAGGTCCCAAAACAGATTTGTGTATCAACAGGTATCctacctgtcttttggcgaAAAATAAGTGAATTAGCAATAattttcttaaagttaaacgaggaAAGTGAAGCGTTTATCTTGCTAGAGACTTTGACTCATTGGTGCACACATATTGAAACAGAGACCCTGAACAAGTTAGACAAATTAGGCTTCAACAGAACGTTTCGGAATGGTTAGTTAACTTAGATGTCACCTCGACAATTCTTTTTGTATGTTTATACATTGGCTGCGTGAGGTCATGTGGTCTTTCTTCGAGGACAACCCAAAGATAGTGACTTCGAGTGTCTAAATATACTGTGCTTAAGTACGAGTATGTAACAAATACAAGTCACTGGCTGTGAAAAGCTAGGTTGCTGGTGTTTACATAAATGCAAGTGACGCAAACGTCATTGAGCCATGCCTGCTACACCAGTAATACCATCCATTTAAAGTGTATTTGTGCCAATTGGGGAAAAATATACGTGGGGGTGGTTACACTTTCAGCAACTTGGAATgtacttttaaaaagtaattgggtggctcttaaaagagccgttttttattttattttaatgatcAGATTTACTTGGACTTTTCGGTCTTCTTGGGCAGGAGCACAGCCTGGATATTGGGCAGCACACCACCCTGAGCGATGGTCACTCCGCCGAGCAACTTGTTCAACTCCTCGTCGTTGCGCACAGCCAGCTGCAGATGGCGGGGAATGATACGACTCTTCTTGTTGTCACGGGCAGCGTTGCCAGCCAACTCGAGGATCTCAGCAGTCAGATACTCGAGCACAGCAGCCATGTAGACCGGTGCACCAGCTCCAACACGATGGGCATAGTTGCCTTTGCGGAGAAGCCTGTGTACACGGCCCACGGGGAACTGGAGTCCAGCCCTGGATGAGCGAGTCTTGGCCTTGGCTCTAGCCTTTCCTCCGGTCTTGCCTCTGCCGCTCATTTTCAGGATTATGTGGGTTCTTCCGAATGCTGAAGAGTAGCAAGAGACTGAGGGGAGTGTATTTATTCTCCTCCAGCTCAGTGTTGCTCATTGCCTCCGTGGTTGAGGCAAGAATACTGAGAGCCAATCAACGTGTAGGTCGTGCAGGATGACAAAGTCGCTTCATTTTGGCGCCTGCTGGATGTCCTTCTTCCTTTTAGCGCGTGATCTCCAAAATCACTGAATATATTAACGCATGAAATAGTTAAAACGACACCTTCCAGTTTAGGTTGCAGCTTGGTTTCCAGATATGTCAGTTTAACGGTCATAATACACAGGAAGTCCCAGAATCTCCATGTATCGCGAACACTATTAAAATGGAACAAACTGAATTGGTTTGGTGATACAAGCCGGTCTATTAGATACTTTGTATCATGTTtgatttataaaaaataaaaaacgatGAATAGATGTCTGCAAGCCTATTTCTATTATTTAGGGATAACATCAGCTGTGTGTAATTTACCAAAAAGATTTGAATAACTTATTTCAGTGTGATTTATTAACACCacactgtttatttattatcaGTCACTCTGGCAAAACTTCATTTAAAGATTAACTTTCCTTTCGGGCCCTCAAGCAGGTGAATAACTAGTCATACCGTGTGTGTTCATTACGAGCATCAAATATGACTTAATTGGTTGGTGGTGATTTAAAACCTTGATAGACTTAACATCTTCAACTGAAAATATTGCAAACGTAGCTTGAGCTTGAAGCATAAATGACTCATTAGCCTACgacttcattttttttattggaaCAATGCGTTTGAAAGACCGCACACCATCACGGCTCGTTGGATAGCGAAAAAGAGTAACCCTCTTTTTCGCTATCCAACGAGCCGTGATGGTGTGCGGTCTTTCAAACGCATTgttccaataaaaaaaaaatacactacTTTAAAGAAAGATCATGTAGCCTTACTATGAAAACAACTATAATAAAAATGACTGTATACCATTAAAATAATAGAGCTACCAAAGGCCATGGATCCTTCTAGTGTTTAGATCGGTCATAATAATTTAATTGCAGACAAAGAGGATTGGGTATTAACGTCCACTCAACTTATATGCACTTTGAAAACTGAATGACAAGATGTGAAGGGGGGCTTTCTGACCATTACAACAATTTGGAATgtacttttaaaaagtaattAGGTGGCTCTAAAAAGAGCCTTTGCCTGAGATTTTAGGGAGCAGATTTACTTGGATTTCTCGGTCTTCTTGGGCAGGAGCACAGCCTGGATATTGGGCAGCACACCACCCTGAGCGATGGTCACTCCGCCGAGCAACTTGTTCAACTCCTCGTCGTTGCGCACAGCCAGCTGCAGATGGCGGGGAATGATACGGCTCTTCTTGTTGTCACGGGCAGCGTTGCCGGCCAACTCGAGGATCTCAGCAGTCAGATACTCGAGCACAGCAGCCATGTAGACCGGTGCACCAGCTCCAACACGATGGGCATA
This region includes:
- the LOC105895811 gene encoding histone H2A-like, translating into MSGRGKTGGKARAKAKTRSSRAGLQFPVGRVHRLLRKGNYAHRVGAGAPVYMAAVLEYLTAEILELAGNAARDNKKSRIIPRHLQLAVRNDEELNKLLGGVTIAQGGVLPNIQAVLLPKKTEKSK
- the LOC116219200 gene encoding histone H1-like: MAEVAPAAAPAKSPKKKAPRPKKTGPSVGELIVKSITASKEKKGVSLAALKKALAAGGYDVEKNNARVKVAIKSLVSKGTLVQTKGTGASGSFKLNKQAEVKKPAKNAPVKAKKPAAKKPAVAKKPKKAVAKKPAAAAKKSPKKAKKPATPKKATKSPKKATKPVAPKKATKPAAPKKAAKSPKKAKAAKPKVAKPKATKAKKAAPKKK
- the LOC116219202 gene encoding histone H2A-like, whose amino-acid sequence is MSGRGKTGGKARAKAKTRSSRAGLQFPVGRVHRLLRKGNYAHRVGAGAPVYMAAVLEYLTAEILELAGNAARDNKKSRIIPRHLQLAVRNDEELNKLLGGVTIAQGGVLPNIQAVLLPKKTEKSK
- the LOC116219201 gene encoding histone H3, with product MARTKQTARKSTGGKAPRKQLATKAARKSAPATGGVKKPHRYRPGTVALREIRRYQKSTELLIRKLPFQRLVREIAQDFKTDLRFQSSAVMALQEASEAYLVGLFEDTNLCAIHAKRVTIMPKDIQLARRIRGERA